From the genome of Marixanthomonas ophiurae, one region includes:
- a CDS encoding NAD-dependent epimerase/dehydratase family protein has product MKKRILIIGACGQIGTELTAFLRNKYGAHKVVASDIREGDDELMESGPFEVLDAMDYDAVQDIVINYEITDVYLMAAMLSATGEKFPMKAWNLNMNSLFNVLNLAKEGKVDKVFWPSSIAVFGSTTPKQDTPQRTVMEPSTVYGISKQTGERWCEYYNKRFGVDVRSIRYPGIISYKTLPGGGTTDYAVDIYHKALKHKKYICFLNAETTLPMMYMEDAIRATVGIMEADEKDIKIKSSYNLSAMSFNPEDVTASIKKHIPEFTISYEPDFRQEIADSWPSSIDDSKAREDWGWQHKYSLDEMTEEMLKNLKGEYK; this is encoded by the coding sequence ATGAAAAAAAGAATCCTCATTATTGGTGCTTGCGGGCAAATAGGAACTGAATTAACTGCCTTTCTACGAAACAAATACGGCGCTCACAAAGTAGTTGCCAGCGACATTCGTGAAGGAGACGATGAATTGATGGAAAGCGGTCCATTTGAGGTATTAGATGCTATGGATTATGATGCCGTGCAAGACATAGTAATTAATTACGAGATTACCGATGTGTATTTAATGGCGGCTATGCTTTCAGCTACGGGTGAAAAATTCCCTATGAAAGCTTGGAACCTGAATATGAATTCTCTTTTTAACGTTTTAAATCTAGCTAAAGAAGGAAAAGTGGACAAAGTATTCTGGCCTTCTAGTATCGCAGTCTTTGGCTCTACAACCCCAAAACAAGACACCCCACAACGTACCGTAATGGAACCTTCTACTGTATACGGAATTAGCAAACAAACCGGAGAACGTTGGTGCGAATATTACAACAAACGTTTTGGAGTTGATGTTCGTAGCATTCGCTATCCTGGTATTATCAGTTATAAAACTCTTCCTGGCGGCGGAACCACCGATTATGCGGTCGATATTTACCACAAAGCCTTAAAGCACAAAAAATATATTTGTTTTTTAAATGCTGAAACCACCTTACCGATGATGTATATGGAAGATGCCATTAGAGCAACTGTAGGTATTATGGAAGCCGATGAAAAAGACATTAAAATAAAGAGTTCTTATAATTTATCTGCTATGAGCTTTAATCCTGAAGATGTTACAGCAAGCATCAAAAAACACATTCCCGAATTTACAATTAGCTACGAACCTGATTTTAGACAAGAAATTGCTGACAGCTGGCCCAGTAGCATTGACGACAGCAAAGCCCGTGAGGATTGGGGTTGGCAGCATAAATATTCGTTAGATGAAATGACAGAAGAGATGTTGAAGAATTTGAAGGGGGAGTATAAGTAA
- a CDS encoding 2'-5' RNA ligase family protein, giving the protein MNKNILGLILSIFFIASACAPKQEEIIAIDVLLTLPKEMDQQAIQLNQAIVKDNPTNFTLDKNHIPHITLLQCYIPESDLSNVAEALKGLYKTVEHDTLWADNLQYTKEKEESFSSIRIKKSNQLVTLHKKVIALVKPYMVTNGSQESYVQNTDDTPIDQFTIDYVPVFVPEHSFENYNPHISLGVAKTSLLDSLNQNNFRPTKFQATSISVYQLGSFGTAQKLLWQSE; this is encoded by the coding sequence ATGAACAAAAACATTCTCGGTCTTATATTATCCATTTTCTTCATTGCCAGCGCTTGCGCCCCGAAACAAGAGGAAATTATAGCCATAGACGTACTGCTAACGCTTCCTAAAGAAATGGATCAACAGGCCATTCAATTGAACCAGGCGATAGTAAAAGACAATCCCACTAACTTTACGTTAGATAAAAACCATATTCCACATATTACGCTGTTGCAATGTTATATTCCAGAAAGTGATCTTTCCAACGTAGCTGAAGCATTAAAAGGACTTTATAAAACGGTGGAGCATGATACGTTATGGGCTGATAATCTTCAGTACACAAAAGAGAAAGAGGAAAGTTTCTCGTCTATCCGTATTAAAAAAAGTAACCAGTTAGTAACACTTCATAAAAAAGTAATAGCACTTGTAAAACCATATATGGTTACCAACGGTTCCCAAGAATCGTATGTACAAAACACCGATGACACACCCATAGATCAATTTACCATAGACTATGTGCCTGTTTTTGTACCTGAGCATAGCTTTGAGAACTACAATCCACACATCAGCCTCGGCGTAGCTAAAACGTCATTATTGGACAGTTTAAATCAAAACAATTTTCGACCAACGAAGTTTCAAGCTACTTCCATAAGCGTCTATCAATTGGGATCTTTTGGTACTGCCCAAAAATTACTTTGGCAATCTGAATAG
- a CDS encoding alpha/beta fold hydrolase, which translates to MKKKTDLLLLHGALGSQTQFTRLKKLLEPYFQVHTFNFSGHGNKPTDKGFSMKLFQEDVLRFMKDNSLASASIFGYSMGGYVALKLAIEYPEKVQKVMTLGTKVQWDPETAEKEVRLLNPEKMVEKIPQFVEVLKKEHGSATWKHLVTKTATMMHGLGNGKAINSESFKTINSEVLVCLGTEDTMVSKKESEQLADTLSNGTFLEIEGFKHPIGQVDQDRLSETMVSYFLEG; encoded by the coding sequence ATGAAAAAAAAGACCGACTTACTATTACTTCACGGTGCTTTGGGTAGCCAAACCCAATTTACCCGTTTAAAGAAATTGCTGGAGCCTTATTTTCAAGTGCATACATTCAATTTTTCTGGGCACGGAAACAAACCGACCGATAAAGGTTTTTCTATGAAATTGTTTCAGGAGGATGTGTTGCGTTTTATGAAAGATAATTCATTGGCTTCGGCTAGCATTTTCGGCTATAGTATGGGAGGGTATGTAGCGCTAAAATTAGCGATAGAGTATCCTGAAAAAGTCCAAAAAGTGATGACGTTGGGGACAAAAGTTCAGTGGGATCCTGAAACGGCCGAAAAAGAAGTTAGACTCCTGAACCCCGAAAAGATGGTCGAAAAAATCCCACAATTTGTTGAAGTACTAAAAAAAGAGCACGGTTCAGCTACTTGGAAACATCTTGTAACAAAAACAGCCACGATGATGCACGGATTAGGGAACGGGAAAGCAATTAATTCGGAATCTTTTAAAACCATTAATTCGGAAGTTTTGGTCTGTCTGGGCACAGAAGATACGATGGTCAGCAAGAAAGAATCAGAACAATTGGCTGATACTTTAAGCAATGGCACTTTTTTGGAAATAGAAGGTTTTAAACACCCAATAGGACAAGTAGACCAGGATCGTTTAAGCGAAACGATGGTGTCCTATTTTTTGGAAGGATAA
- a CDS encoding PLP-dependent aminotransferase family protein, which produces MTDNKMRNYIKDVLENMPTDWLKLTTHRLDIYNEKLAKTQFLDQFENLFKENNAETSALRALPTAYDYIRLGHPLSSILEWGIANVHHLNSENVISFQSKTIPILAILRKNLLNHKDTQIVYTDELPKDFDVETVKRVYGYKFELKKVDNVADVSEFNGSTIFISQDDKISTVALNSNVDFYISLHDHLGSILTVNGSQNKPYISEIQHVRRRETISMTPDNCYTALKSLVESSSFEAQQNTVETNKKSVVDSINTITGTTTKALVASCGLSMQYAIMMGLVHDALENHKGKDIKFIVPPNCYGGTNDQARRVAACLDTVEVVDLPVDGDNDMVTSIDTILTKIAKEDAVPYIIAEIPTNPRVEVPDLQKLKQVLSQERKTATGETAIDPVFILDQTFCPNYHFLGEGEILSTVRTISYVSGSKFPSGGKCTAGYCVGNTKTNSLLDKIEAHLNLCDNEATALQYEILAKQMPSMNQRIKDAYKNTREFVIFIHDVLPKAKINFVSEELAAEGFTPSVFSLDLPTKGETAEEKEAYKRALNLKLINLMITEIPNESKFCVSYGQLKGCYWTVPATSTQGTTKEGDKDYIVRVSVSGNLDLERHKKVFSDFVKSI; this is translated from the coding sequence ATGACAGACAATAAGATGCGCAATTATATAAAAGATGTATTAGAAAATATGCCAACAGACTGGTTGAAGCTAACAACCCATCGACTGGATATTTATAATGAAAAATTGGCGAAAACACAGTTTTTAGATCAATTTGAAAACTTATTTAAAGAAAATAATGCCGAAACATCGGCACTCAGGGCATTACCTACTGCCTATGATTATATTCGATTAGGGCATCCGTTATCTAGTATACTAGAATGGGGAATTGCAAACGTGCATCATCTTAACTCAGAAAACGTAATCAGTTTTCAATCCAAGACGATTCCTATTTTGGCGATTTTGAGAAAAAACTTATTAAACCATAAGGACACTCAAATAGTTTACACAGATGAATTACCGAAAGATTTTGATGTTGAAACGGTGAAACGTGTGTATGGATATAAATTTGAATTAAAGAAAGTTGACAACGTAGCGGATGTTTCTGAATTTAACGGCAGTACTATTTTTATTTCACAAGATGATAAAATCTCGACTGTTGCACTCAACTCAAATGTTGACTTTTATATCAGCCTTCATGATCACCTTGGAAGTATTTTAACGGTAAATGGGTCGCAAAATAAACCCTATATTTCAGAAATACAGCATGTAAGAAGAAGGGAAACCATTTCAATGACGCCAGACAATTGTTATACTGCGTTAAAATCTTTAGTAGAAAGTTCTTCTTTTGAAGCTCAACAAAATACTGTCGAAACCAACAAAAAAAGTGTTGTAGATTCCATTAATACCATTACTGGCACTACTACAAAGGCACTTGTTGCATCTTGTGGGCTATCGATGCAGTATGCGATTATGATGGGACTCGTTCACGATGCATTAGAAAACCATAAAGGCAAAGACATCAAATTTATTGTTCCTCCTAATTGTTACGGCGGTACAAATGACCAAGCAAGACGTGTTGCCGCGTGTCTTGATACTGTTGAAGTGGTAGATTTACCCGTGGATGGTGATAACGATATGGTTACAAGTATTGACACTATTTTAACTAAAATTGCCAAGGAAGATGCGGTTCCGTATATCATTGCTGAAATTCCGACAAATCCTAGAGTTGAAGTTCCAGACCTTCAAAAATTAAAACAAGTTTTAAGTCAAGAACGTAAAACGGCGACAGGTGAAACTGCGATTGATCCCGTTTTTATTTTAGATCAAACCTTTTGCCCTAACTATCACTTTTTGGGGGAAGGTGAAATACTGTCAACAGTGCGGACTATTTCGTATGTTAGTGGATCGAAATTCCCAAGTGGCGGAAAATGTACGGCCGGTTATTGTGTAGGAAATACAAAAACTAATTCACTACTAGATAAAATTGAAGCACATCTAAATCTTTGCGATAATGAGGCTACAGCACTTCAATATGAAATATTGGCAAAGCAAATGCCTTCTATGAACCAACGGATTAAGGATGCTTATAAAAACACACGTGAATTTGTAATCTTTATCCACGATGTTTTACCAAAAGCAAAGATCAACTTTGTTTCAGAGGAATTAGCAGCTGAAGGGTTTACACCCTCCGTATTTTCATTAGATCTTCCCACAAAAGGGGAAACAGCTGAAGAAAAAGAAGCGTATAAAAGAGCGTTAAACCTGAAGTTAATCAATTTAATGATTACCGAAATCCCGAATGAAAGTAAGTTTTGTGTGAGCTACGGACAGTTAAAAGGATGCTACTGGACGGTACCTGCAACTTCTACGCAGGGGACGACTAAAGAGGGCGACAAAGATTATATTGTCCGGGTATCTGTTTCTGGTAATCTAGATTTGGAACGTCATAAAAAGGTGTTTTCAGACTTTGTTAAAAGCATTTAA
- a CDS encoding TVP38/TMEM64 family protein, with protein MSNNDTDSSKSKGRLPLYVSIALVATLVICYFTIPSVEQFFTEAWNVLTSNDEKRIEEWVSGFGWLGPVVLVLAMVVQMFLIVIPSVALMVVSVLAYGPLWGSLIILLSVFTASSVGYAIGNYFGEILVEKIIGGKTEQKIEGFIEDYGFWAVVVTRINPFLSNDAISFVGGILNMGYWRFIGATMLGITPLTIFIAIVGQNTDSLKNGLLWGSLVCLVAFGVYVYWDKKK; from the coding sequence ATGAGTAACAACGACACCGATTCTTCAAAAAGCAAAGGACGCTTGCCTTTGTATGTTTCAATTGCATTGGTGGCTACTTTGGTTATCTGTTATTTTACAATTCCTTCTGTTGAACAGTTTTTTACCGAAGCTTGGAATGTTCTTACCAGTAATGATGAAAAACGTATAGAGGAGTGGGTTTCCGGCTTTGGTTGGCTGGGACCGGTGGTGCTTGTCTTAGCGATGGTGGTTCAAATGTTTTTAATTGTAATTCCTTCTGTAGCACTTATGGTTGTTTCGGTTTTGGCATATGGACCCCTCTGGGGAAGTTTAATCATTTTACTATCCGTATTTACGGCATCTTCAGTAGGCTATGCCATCGGTAATTATTTTGGTGAAATCTTGGTAGAAAAAATTATCGGAGGAAAAACCGAACAGAAAATCGAAGGTTTTATTGAAGATTATGGTTTTTGGGCTGTTGTGGTAACCCGTATAAATCCATTTTTGTCTAACGACGCAATTAGTTTTGTTGGTGGGATCTTGAATATGGGCTATTGGCGTTTTATTGGTGCCACCATGTTGGGCATTACACCATTGACTATCTTTATAGCTATTGTAGGGCAAAACACCGACAGTTTAAAAAATGGATTGTTGTGGGGCTCCTTGGTCTGTTTAGTTGCTTTTGGCGTCTATGTGTATTGGGATAAAAAAAAGTAG
- a CDS encoding SdiA-regulated domain-containing protein, whose amino-acid sequence MNKHMNKIVAILAVVVIVVSFLFYHFYKTRIEKKRIALDSTQEVIESWELPSILDEISGIVWLKDGRIACIQDEVGIVFFYNLETKKLDGQVKFAGDGDYEGLALMGENMYVVRSDGEIFELLDFLGEEPVFNQYELPLSEKNNIETLLADQENNRLLLMAKDHEPFDNGGRGIYGYNLDTKTLQEKPVLLITATDADLQKTLKKIRPSDIAIHPKTKEIYVLQGTKPRILIVNSNGSVKKEYPLNNKVFYQPEGITFSPDGTLYISNEATGGVPSILKVELK is encoded by the coding sequence ATGAATAAGCACATGAATAAAATAGTGGCCATTCTTGCTGTTGTAGTAATAGTTGTATCTTTTTTATTTTACCATTTTTATAAAACCCGCATCGAGAAAAAACGGATTGCATTAGACTCTACACAAGAAGTGATTGAAAGTTGGGAACTGCCTTCTATACTGGATGAAATTTCAGGAATCGTGTGGCTTAAAGATGGCCGCATTGCCTGTATTCAAGACGAAGTAGGAATTGTGTTTTTCTATAATTTGGAAACAAAAAAACTGGACGGTCAAGTGAAATTTGCAGGCGATGGCGATTATGAAGGATTAGCCTTAATGGGCGAAAATATGTATGTGGTACGTAGTGACGGTGAAATTTTTGAATTGCTTGACTTTTTGGGGGAAGAACCCGTCTTTAATCAATACGAGCTACCCCTTTCAGAAAAAAACAATATCGAAACGCTTTTGGCCGATCAAGAAAACAACAGGCTCTTACTAATGGCTAAAGACCATGAACCTTTTGACAATGGCGGCAGGGGCATTTACGGTTATAATTTGGATACAAAAACATTACAAGAAAAACCAGTTTTATTAATCACCGCAACAGATGCCGATTTACAAAAAACGCTGAAAAAAATCCGCCCTTCAGATATTGCCATTCATCCTAAAACAAAAGAAATCTACGTGCTTCAAGGTACAAAACCCAGAATACTAATTGTAAACTCTAATGGTTCCGTAAAAAAAGAATATCCGTTAAATAATAAGGTTTTTTATCAACCCGAAGGGATTACTTTTTCTCCAGACGGGACGTTGTATATTTCTAATGAAGCAACAGGCGGCGTGCCTAGTATTTTAAAAGTAGAATTGAAATAA
- a CDS encoding PepSY-like domain-containing protein codes for MFKKTLLLITIALISFACESDIDIDENQVPSVVVNALKVSFLNTTDREWEKSDEFFIVEFEKEDVDYTAKLNSKGEILKYKYEVNNEQLPEAVKKSISLTHPDAEIDDVELLFIDNKEYYQIEIEKSFKDLKKVIDLKGQVTNISYWD; via the coding sequence ATGTTTAAAAAAACACTCTTACTTATCACTATAGCACTCATAAGTTTTGCTTGTGAAAGCGATATTGATATTGATGAAAATCAAGTACCATCTGTAGTGGTTAACGCCCTTAAAGTGAGTTTTTTAAATACAACGGACAGAGAATGGGAAAAATCGGATGAATTTTTTATAGTTGAGTTTGAAAAAGAGGATGTAGATTATACTGCAAAATTAAATTCCAAAGGAGAGATTTTAAAGTATAAATATGAAGTAAACAACGAGCAACTACCTGAAGCGGTAAAAAAATCTATTTCATTAACGCATCCAGATGCAGAAATAGATGATGTAGAGTTGCTTTTTATAGACAACAAGGAATATTATCAAATTGAAATAGAAAAATCTTTTAAAGACCTTAAAAAGGTGATAGATTTAAAAGGGCAAGTTACTAACATTTCTTATTGGGATTAA
- a CDS encoding sensor histidine kinase — protein MKLLNYTTTYFSILLLVLISVWAVLFYYAMFDEIYDSLDDGLENQKMLVIQYAEKDSTILRKQNFDESGYTIKKVPFSEIKNVKDQYRDTIMYMQNEEDYEPVRLLESVFKQNGDYYKIKVVTSMVEEDDQLQNLLLYLIILYVALLISILLLNNVFLRKVWRPFYKLVAQLKTFSIENNDEIQFQKTNIEEFSLLNTSIERLLEKSKESYNSQKQFIENAAHELQTPLAISINKIELFLEENELHEKQAVKLISALENLERLTRLNKSLLLLSKIDNKQFTAKDQVDVNKLLHQQIEDFSDFATHKQVKFTIKENAQLSISMNRDLASILFANLIKNAVLHGKVETEVIIEVNDTLVAISNVSEEKELNSKQLFSRFYKSETTNKSTGLGLAISKAIVDKYQYNLQYNYSKKLHTFTIRF, from the coding sequence ATGAAACTGCTAAACTACACGACTACGTATTTTTCAATTCTGTTGCTGGTGCTTATTTCGGTTTGGGCTGTGTTGTTTTATTATGCAATGTTCGATGAGATCTATGATAGCTTGGACGATGGGTTAGAGAACCAAAAAATGTTGGTCATTCAATATGCCGAGAAAGACAGCACCATTTTACGTAAGCAGAACTTTGATGAAAGTGGGTATACGATTAAAAAAGTTCCTTTTTCAGAAATAAAAAACGTTAAAGACCAATACCGTGATACCATAATGTATATGCAAAACGAAGAGGATTACGAGCCTGTTCGGTTATTGGAAAGTGTGTTTAAACAAAACGGGGACTATTATAAAATAAAGGTGGTTACTTCTATGGTAGAAGAAGACGATCAATTACAAAACCTGCTTTTGTATTTAATCATCCTATATGTCGCTCTTTTAATAAGTATTTTACTGCTTAACAATGTTTTTTTACGCAAAGTATGGCGACCTTTTTACAAATTGGTAGCACAATTAAAAACGTTTAGTATTGAAAATAATGATGAAATACAATTTCAGAAAACCAATATTGAAGAGTTTTCTCTACTTAATACAAGTATAGAAAGATTACTTGAAAAATCGAAAGAAAGTTATAACAGCCAAAAGCAATTTATTGAAAATGCAGCCCATGAATTGCAAACACCCTTAGCTATTAGCATTAATAAAATTGAACTTTTTCTAGAAGAAAACGAATTACATGAAAAGCAGGCGGTAAAACTTATTTCAGCTTTAGAGAATTTAGAACGTCTTACCCGGTTAAATAAATCGTTGCTATTGCTTTCAAAAATTGACAATAAACAGTTTACGGCTAAAGATCAAGTTGATGTAAATAAACTTTTGCATCAACAAATTGAAGACTTTTCAGATTTCGCTACTCACAAACAAGTAAAATTTACAATAAAAGAAAATGCGCAGCTAAGTATTAGTATGAATCGCGACTTAGCTAGTATTCTATTTGCTAACCTTATTAAAAATGCGGTGTTGCATGGAAAGGTTGAAACGGAGGTAATCATTGAAGTAAACGATACTTTAGTTGCGATTAGTAATGTTTCCGAAGAAAAAGAATTAAATTCTAAACAACTGTTTTCTCGGTTTTATAAAAGTGAAACTACTAATAAATCTACTGGATTAGGATTGGCAATTTCCAAAGCTATTGTCGATAAATATCAATACAACCTTCAGTATAATTACAGTAAAAAGCTTCATACCTTTACAATACGCTTTTAG
- a CDS encoding response regulator transcription factor codes for MKILIVEDEQDMLQNIQESLEKESYIVETATNFTNAREKIGVYNYDCILLDIGLPDGNGLDLLKEIKKKELQDSVIIVSAKNSLDDKLKGLDFGADDYLPKPFHMAELNARIKAVLRRNQFEGKTNIKLGNFSINPETREVTIDNTEIELNRKEFDVLLYFVSNKKRLVRKTALAEHVWGDHIDQTDSFDFIYSQIKNLRKKLEANKADITIKSVYGMGYKLEVI; via the coding sequence ATGAAAATTTTAATCGTAGAAGACGAGCAGGATATGCTTCAAAACATACAAGAATCGTTAGAAAAGGAATCATATATTGTCGAAACTGCTACTAATTTTACTAATGCAAGAGAAAAAATAGGGGTGTATAACTACGATTGTATTTTATTGGACATTGGATTGCCCGATGGCAACGGACTCGATTTATTGAAAGAAATTAAAAAAAAGGAATTACAAGATTCTGTTATCATTGTTTCGGCAAAAAATTCTTTGGACGATAAATTAAAAGGACTGGATTTTGGTGCAGATGATTATTTGCCAAAACCATTCCATATGGCCGAATTAAACGCGAGAATAAAGGCTGTGTTAAGGCGCAATCAATTTGAAGGAAAAACCAATATAAAATTGGGAAATTTTTCCATTAATCCAGAAACCAGAGAAGTAACAATAGACAATACCGAGATTGAATTAAACCGTAAGGAATTTGATGTATTGCTATATTTTGTTTCAAATAAAAAAAGATTAGTACGTAAAACCGCTTTGGCAGAACACGTTTGGGGCGACCATATAGACCAAACGGACAGCTTTGATTTTATCTACTCACAAATTAAAAATCTTCGGAAAAAACTTGAAGCAAACAAAGCAGATATAACTATAAAATCGGTGTACGGAATGGGCTATAAACTGGAAGTTATATGA
- a CDS encoding PepSY-like domain-containing protein has product MKTLKFLLVALFVTTVATAQDLKQTDVPNSVLSNFQKENPNATDVEWEKEMDNYKVEFDQDSQEYEIWYSTSGTMVKMEQDITENMLPKAITSVISSKYSGYKVDDCEKITKDNKTTYKVELENGTDEMDVVFNETGKVESEMNDN; this is encoded by the coding sequence ATGAAAACTTTAAAATTTTTATTGGTTGCATTATTTGTAACAACTGTTGCAACCGCACAGGATTTAAAACAAACTGATGTCCCTAACAGTGTTCTTTCTAACTTTCAGAAAGAAAACCCAAATGCTACAGATGTAGAGTGGGAAAAAGAAATGGACAATTACAAAGTAGAGTTTGATCAAGACAGTCAAGAATACGAAATCTGGTACTCGACTTCTGGCACTATGGTTAAAATGGAACAAGATATTACTGAAAACATGCTTCCAAAAGCCATTACAAGCGTTATTAGCAGCAAGTATTCTGGATACAAAGTAGATGATTGTGAAAAGATAACTAAAGACAATAAAACTACGTATAAAGTGGAGTTAGAAAATGGGACAGATGAAATGGATGTTGTCTTTAACGAAACTGGAAAAGTAGAAAGTGAAATGAACGACAACTAA
- the rseP gene encoding RIP metalloprotease RseP, with amino-acid sequence MSPFAVKAIQLLLSLSILIVLHELGHFIPAKLFKTRVEKFFLFFDVKFALFKKKIGDTVYGIGWLPLGGYVKISGMIDESMDKEQMAKPPEPWEFRSKPTWQRLIIMLGGVTVNIIVGFVIYMGILFFNGTTIITNEDIPKGFAVAETFKEMGFEDGDHILQVNGKEFEDVTLINKHLFLRDVQNITVEHSDGTTETIAMPEDIGTKMFKQDVLRPFNPMRNAVIDTVAADFPAIAAGFKNGDSIVSVNGTKVGHWHQFTSLVKANKDKENTIVVSRNNTLETLTVTPNETGQIGVNNYAKELAGSGTKITYGLGESITGGISYGYNVLTDYVTQFKYVFTAKGATQVGGFGAIGSLFPDTWDWLSFWETTALISIILAFMNILPIPALDGGHVMFLLYEMVSGRKPGDKFMEYAQMVGFFLLIALVLFANGNDIYRWLFE; translated from the coding sequence ATGAGTCCATTTGCCGTTAAAGCAATTCAGCTATTATTAAGCTTATCTATATTGATCGTATTGCACGAACTGGGACACTTTATCCCAGCCAAGTTATTTAAAACCCGTGTCGAGAAATTTTTCCTCTTTTTTGATGTAAAATTTGCCCTTTTCAAAAAGAAAATCGGTGACACCGTTTATGGTATTGGTTGGTTGCCACTGGGTGGGTATGTGAAAATATCCGGAATGATCGATGAGAGTATGGACAAGGAGCAAATGGCTAAACCACCTGAGCCGTGGGAGTTTAGAAGTAAGCCGACATGGCAACGATTAATTATTATGTTGGGTGGAGTTACCGTGAATATTATCGTTGGGTTTGTAATATATATGGGGATTTTATTTTTCAACGGAACTACAATTATTACAAACGAAGATATTCCTAAAGGTTTTGCAGTAGCTGAGACTTTTAAGGAAATGGGTTTTGAAGACGGCGATCATATTTTACAAGTAAATGGAAAAGAATTTGAAGACGTTACTTTAATAAACAAGCATTTATTTTTAAGGGATGTTCAAAACATTACTGTTGAACATAGCGATGGAACAACAGAAACAATTGCAATGCCGGAAGATATTGGGACAAAAATGTTTAAGCAAGATGTGTTACGCCCATTTAACCCGATGCGAAATGCGGTAATCGATACCGTAGCAGCCGATTTTCCAGCTATTGCAGCAGGTTTTAAAAATGGCGATAGCATTGTGTCTGTAAATGGAACTAAAGTGGGGCATTGGCACCAGTTTACTTCATTGGTAAAAGCAAATAAAGATAAAGAAAACACAATAGTGGTTTCAAGAAATAATACATTAGAAACCCTTACCGTCACACCAAACGAAACGGGACAAATAGGAGTGAACAACTACGCTAAAGAGCTAGCAGGTAGTGGTACCAAAATAACGTATGGTCTAGGCGAAAGTATTACGGGAGGAATAAGCTACGGCTATAATGTTTTAACAGATTATGTTACACAATTTAAATATGTTTTCACCGCAAAAGGTGCTACACAAGTTGGTGGATTTGGAGCTATAGGAAGCTTGTTCCCTGATACGTGGGATTGGTTAAGTTTCTGGGAAACAACAGCCTTAATCTCTATTATTCTAGCGTTTATGAACATTCTTCCCATTCCGGCATTAGATGGGGGTCACGTAATGTTTTTATTATATGAAATGGTAAGTGGTCGCAAACCAGGAGATAAGTTTATGGAATACGCACAAATGGTCGGTTTCTTCTTGCTAATAGCATTGGTATTATTTGCAAATGGAAACGATATTTACCGTTGGCTATTCGAGTAA
- a CDS encoding SCO family protein, translating into MLQFFSKYKFFGIVMLVLSAIIITIIYNVYTIDDGKTLPIYQPNDVTAELVDTTIQHVKKYHEIANFSLTNQNGQTITQEDYKDKIYVADFFFTTCQTICPIMTDHMVKIQEKVKNDPEIMLLSHSVTPKVDTVAQLKKYALEKGVNDKKWNLVTGDKKEIYDLARKSYLAAKDMPYNEYDLIHTENFVLVDKKKRIRGFYDGTDPEAIEEIMEDIKILEKEK; encoded by the coding sequence ATGCTTCAATTTTTTTCAAAATATAAGTTTTTTGGCATCGTGATGCTTGTTCTTTCTGCCATTATCATCACTATTATTTATAATGTTTACACTATTGATGACGGGAAAACCTTACCCATTTATCAGCCCAATGATGTTACGGCTGAACTGGTTGACACAACCATTCAACACGTTAAAAAATACCATGAGATTGCAAATTTTTCATTGACCAATCAAAACGGGCAAACCATTACCCAAGAGGATTATAAAGATAAAATATATGTAGCCGATTTCTTTTTTACTACCTGCCAAACCATTTGCCCAATAATGACAGATCATATGGTTAAAATTCAGGAAAAAGTAAAAAATGATCCTGAAATTATGCTACTTTCACATTCGGTTACCCCAAAAGTAGATACCGTGGCACAGCTTAAAAAATATGCTTTGGAAAAAGGGGTGAACGATAAAAAATGGAACTTAGTTACTGGTGACAAAAAAGAAATCTACGATTTGGCTCGAAAATCATACCTCGCCGCTAAAGACATGCCATATAATGAGTACGATTTAATCCACACTGAAAACTTTGTGTTGGTCGATAAAAAGAAGCGTATTCGCGGATTTTACGATGGTACAGACCCCGAAGCCATTGAAGAAATAATGGAGGATATTAAAATATTAGAAAAAGAAAAATAA